From a single Candoia aspera isolate rCanAsp1 chromosome 2, rCanAsp1.hap2, whole genome shotgun sequence genomic region:
- the LOC134492121 gene encoding zinc finger protein 850-like isoform X3 produces the protein MCLDCGKSFSWNSQLVIHQRTHTGERPYECLDCGKSFSRNSNLVRHQRTHTGEKQYECPDCGKCFSQNSKLVIHQRTHTGEKLYECPDCGKRFSQNSQLVMRQRTHTGEKPYECPDCGKSFSQNSSLVIHQRTHAGEKPYMCLDCGKSLSRSFGMVKHQRTHTGEKPYECPDCGKSFSRNSHLVIHQRTHTGEKPYECLDCGKTFSQRFDMVRHQRTHTGEKPYECLDCGKSFSQNSHLVIHQRTHTGEKPYECPDCGKSFSRNSHLVIHQRTHTGEKPYECLDCGKSFIRNSHLVIHQRTHTGEKPYECPDCGKSFIQNSNLVIHQRTHTGEKPYECPDCGKDFRLRSSLINHVGLHVGEKPHLCPDCGKSFIWNSHLVIHQRTHTGDKPYECLDCGKRFNDNSSLVKHQRTHTGEKPYECPDCGKSFSQNYNLVRHQTTHTGEKPYECLDCGKAFSQNSHLLIHQRTHTGEKQYECPDCGKCFSRNSSLVIHQRTHTGEKPYECFDCGKGFSLNSSLVMHQRTHTGDKPYKCLDCGRSFTMNSSLVRHQTTHTGEKLYECSDCGKSFSRNSSLVMHQRTHTGEKPYECPDCGKSFTRNSNLVIHQRTHTGEKPYECMDCGKSFSLNSNMVMHQRTHTGEKPYECPDCGKSFSRNCHLVIHQRTHTGEKPYKCPDCGKSFSLNSSLVIHQRNHTGEKPYACLDCGKSFSRSSDLVKHQRTHTGEKPYECPDCGKCFSVRSSLINHVGLHIGEKPFKCPDCGQCFTRKSSLSRHKKKHVRQKVRSVEKA, from the exons atgtgtttggattgtgggaaaagtttcagttggaattcccagctggtgattcatcagaggactcacacaggagagagaccgtatgagtgtctggattgtgggaaaagtttcagtcggaattccaacctggtgagacaccagaggactcacacaggagagaaacaatatgagtgtccggattgtgggaagtgtttcagtcagaattccaagctggtgatacaccagaggactcacacaggagagaaactgtatgagtgtccggattgtggaaagcgtttcagtcagaattcacagCTGGTGATGcgccagaggactcacacaggagagaaaccgtatgagtgtccggattgtgggaaaagtttcagtcagaattccagtctagtaatacaccagaggactcacgcaggagagaagccatatatgtgtttggattgtgggaaaagtttaaGTCGGAGCTTCGGCATGGttaaacaccagaggactcacacaggagagaaaccatatgagtgtccggattgtgggaaaagtttcagtcggaattcccacctggtgatacaccaaaggactcacacaggagagaaaccatatgagtgtctggattgtgggaaaactttCAGTCAGAGATTCGAcatggtgagacaccagaggactcacacaggagagaaaccatatgagtgtctggattgtgggaaaagtttcagtcagaattcccacctggtgatacaccagaggactcacacaggagagaaaccatatgagtgtccggattgtgggaaaagtttcagtcggaattcccacctggtgatacaccagaggactcacacaggagagaaaccatatgagtgtctggattgtgggaaaagtttcattcggaattcccacctggtgatacaccagaggactcacacaggagagaaaccatatgagtgtccggattgtgggaaaagtttcattcagaattccaacctggtgatacaccagaggactcacacaggagagaaaccatatgagtgtccagattgtgggaaagatttcagacttaggtctagccttataaatcatgtaggtttacacGTAGGAGAGAAACc GCATttgtgtccggattgtgggaaaagtttcatttggaattcccacctggtgatacaccagaggactcacacaggagataaaccgtatgagtgtctggattgtgggaaacgtttcaatgacaattccagcctggtgaaacaccagaggactcacacaggagagaaaccgtacgaGTGTCCTGATTGTGgcaaaagtttcagtcagaattacaACCTGGTGAGACATCAGacaactcacacaggagagaaaccgtatgagtgtctggattgtgggaaagctttcagtcagaattcccacctgctgatacaccagaggactcacacaggagagaaacaatatgagtgtccggattgtgggaagtgtttcagtcggaattccagtCTAgtaatacaccagaggactcacacaggagagaaaccgtatgagtgtttcgattgtgggaaaggtttcagtctgaattccagcctggtgatgcaccagaggactcacacaggagataaACCATataagtgtctggattgtggcAGAAGTTTCACTAtgaattccagcctggtaagaCATCAGacgactcacacaggagagaaactgtatgagtgtTCGGATTGTGgcaaaagtttcagtcggaattccagtCTAGtaatgcaccagaggactcacacaggagagaaaccatatgagtgtccagattgtgggaaaagttttaccaggaattccaacctggtgatacaccagaggactcacacaggagagaaaccgtatgagtgtatggattgtgggaaaagtttcagtctgaATTCAAACATGGtaatgcaccagaggactcacacaggagagaaaccgtatgagtgtccggattgtgggaaaagtttcagtcggaattgcCACCTAGTGATACACCAgagaactcacacaggagagaaaccctataagtgtccagattgtgggaaaagtttcagcctGAATTCtagcctggtgatacaccagaggaatcacacaggagagaaaccgtatgcgtgtctggattgtgggaaaagtttcagtcggagttctgacctggtgaaacaccagaggactcacacaggagagaaaccatatgagtgtccggattgtgggaaatgtttcagtgtTAGGTCCAGCCTGataaatcatgtaggtttacacataggagagaaaccgttcaaatgcccagactgtggacAGTGCTTCACAAGGAAATCCTCCCTTAGCAGACACAAGAAAAAACATGTGAGGCAGAAGGTGAGGAGTGTAGAGAAGGCTTGA